In Solanum pennellii chromosome 3, SPENNV200, a single window of DNA contains:
- the LOC107014561 gene encoding uncharacterized protein LOC107014561 isoform X2, with protein sequence MAEESGSTYSRSSCSIESSDGVILDCRVYRPTSENNSSYVAVLVHPYSVLGGCQGLMRGIAKGLSSRGVVAVTFDTRGAGKSSGRASLTGSAEINDVISVCKWVHTNFTTNTIILIGSSAGAAIAGSAVDKVEQVVGYVSVGYPFGFTASILFGRHQKSILQSPKPKLFVMGTNDGFTSVKQLENKLKDAAGHNTTHLIQGATHFQMEGHAFDADMVNLILQFITTL encoded by the exons ATGGCGGAAGAAAGTGGTAGTACCTATAGCAGAAGCAGTTGTAGCATTGAGAGCAGCGACGGTGTAATATTGGACTGCCGTGTTTACCGGCCAACATCGGAGAACAATTCGAGTTATGTTGCAGTATTAGTGCATCCTTATTCTGTGCTTGGTGGATGTCAAGGATTGATGAGAGGTATTGCTAAGGGATTGTCAAGTCGAGGTGTGGTTGCTGTTACTTTTGACACTAGAGGTGCTGGGAAATCCAGTGGCCGTGCTTCTCTCACTGGATCTGCTGAAATTAACGATGTTATCTCTGTTTGCAAATGGGTTCACACCAATTTCACAACAAACACAATTATCCTTATTGGTTCATCTGCAG GAGCAGCGATAGCAGGATCTGCAGTTGATAAAGTAGAGCAAGTGGTTGGGTATGTGAGCGTAGGATATCCTTTtggtttcactgcttctattcTTTTTGGAAGGCATCAAAAATCTATATTACAATCACCTAAGCCAAAACTATTTGTCATGGGTACTAATGATGGTTTCACTAGCGTTAAACAATTGGAGAACAAGTTGAAGGATGCTGCTGGACATAACACAACTCATCTTATTCAAGGAGCTACCCATTTTCAGATGGAAGGTCATGCTTTTGATGCAGACATGGTCAACCTCATTCTTCAATTCATTACCACATTATGA
- the LOC107014560 gene encoding protein EMSY-LIKE 3: MYVDMEVEIHNLEQDAYGAILRAFKAQSDALTWEKESLITELRKELRVSDDEHRDLLTKVNADNRIHSIREWRKTNGNQPVHDQLPSPTVSGSRKRSKSQSVIMPLGAPLESLHHQTIAANTQPTTPGAKWGAAPGNGGFRSRPGQQVFSSRPVHYQQAGPGSSSVLRSGELAERPRDPLIGRRVMTRWPDDNNFYEAIITDYSAVDGRHALVYDMNTPNETWEWVDLKEIRSMDIRWIGDDPGISRGNGGPGYGGVNTLSAGRGRRFARQQFENDVNASENRIVQKASDEIEILHTATLIKKVEKVIDASHPDLAELAKAKKMLKEQEQALIDVIAKLTDVCESGSGEEPPFLRKNDPLGSNHDGADMEPEMRARGQGAPENHPDEDVIVI, from the exons ATGTATGTTGATATGGAAGTCGAAATTCACAACCTTGAGCAGGATGCATATGGTGCAATCCTTCGAGCTTTCAAAGCACAGTCTGATGCTCTTACATGG GAAAAGGAAAGCTTGATAACAGAACTCAGGAAAGAGCTGAGAGTGTCTGACGATGAGCACAGAGACCTACTGACCAAGGTCAATGCCGATAACCGTATTCATAGTATCAGGGAGTGGAGAAAGACCAATGGAAACCAACCTGTTCATGATCAACTTCCCAGTCCAACAGTTTCTGGGTCAAGAAAGAGGTCAAAGTCACAATCTGTGATAATGCCACTTGGTGCCCCGTTGGAGTCCTTGCACCATCAGACAATTGCAGCAAACACGCAACCTACTACTCCAGGTGCAAAATGGGGAGCAGCACCAGGAAATGGAGGATTTAGGTCTAGACCT GGCCAGCAAGTGTTCTCTTCAAGGCCTGTTCATTATCAGCAGGCTGGTCCTGGTTCTTCAAGTGTTCTTCGTTCTGGTGAACTTGCTGAAAGACCGCGCGACCCCTTGATTGGGAGAAGAGTGATGACTAGGTGGCCAGATGACAATAACTTCTACGAGGCCATTATAACTGACTACAGCGCTGTTGAT GGTCGGCATGCTTTGGTGTATGATATGAATACACCAAATGAAACTTGGGAATGGGTTGATCTCAAAGAG ATTCGCTCCATGGACATTCGTTGGATAGGTGATGATCCTGGAATATCTCGAGGAAATGGTGGGCCAGGCTATGGAGGAGTTAATACTCTAAGTGCTGGAAGAGGGAGGAGATTTGCTAGGCAACAATTTGAGAATGATGTAAATGCATCAGAGAATAGAATCGTACAGAAGGCATCAGATGAAATTGAGATTCTGCACACAGCAACACTGATAAAGAAG GTTGAGAAGGTTATTGATGCAAGTCACCCTGATCTGGCTGAGCTTGCAAAGGCAAAGAAAATGCTCAAG GAACAGGAACAAGCTTTAATTGATGTGATTGCCAAGCTCACCGATGTTTGTGAGAGTGGAAGTG GTGAGGAACCACCATTCTTGCGTAAGAATGATCCACTGGGGAGCAATCATGATGGTGCTGATATGGAGCCTGAGATGAGGGCAAGAGGTCAAGGCGCACCGGAAAATCATCCGGATGAGGATGTCATTGTTATTTAG
- the LOC107014561 gene encoding uncharacterized protein LOC107014561 isoform X3, with translation MAEESGSTYSRSSCSIESSDGVILDCRVYRPTSENNSSYVAVLVHPYSVLGGCQGLMRGIAKGLSSRGVVAVTFDTRGAGKSSGRASLTGSAEINDVISVCKWVHTNFTTNTIILIGSSAAIAGSAVDKVEQVVGYVSVGYPFGFTASILFGRHQKSILQSPKPKLFVMGTNDGFTSVKQLENKLKDAAGHNTTHLIQGATHFQMEGHAFDADMVNLILQFITTL, from the exons ATGGCGGAAGAAAGTGGTAGTACCTATAGCAGAAGCAGTTGTAGCATTGAGAGCAGCGACGGTGTAATATTGGACTGCCGTGTTTACCGGCCAACATCGGAGAACAATTCGAGTTATGTTGCAGTATTAGTGCATCCTTATTCTGTGCTTGGTGGATGTCAAGGATTGATGAGAGGTATTGCTAAGGGATTGTCAAGTCGAGGTGTGGTTGCTGTTACTTTTGACACTAGAGGTGCTGGGAAATCCAGTGGCCGTGCTTCTCTCACTGGATCTGCTGAAATTAACGATGTTATCTCTGTTTGCAAATGGGTTCACACCAATTTCACAACAAACACAATTATCCTTATTGGTTCATCTGCAG CGATAGCAGGATCTGCAGTTGATAAAGTAGAGCAAGTGGTTGGGTATGTGAGCGTAGGATATCCTTTtggtttcactgcttctattcTTTTTGGAAGGCATCAAAAATCTATATTACAATCACCTAAGCCAAAACTATTTGTCATGGGTACTAATGATGGTTTCACTAGCGTTAAACAATTGGAGAACAAGTTGAAGGATGCTGCTGGACATAACACAACTCATCTTATTCAAGGAGCTACCCATTTTCAGATGGAAGGTCATGCTTTTGATGCAGACATGGTCAACCTCATTCTTCAATTCATTACCACATTATGA
- the LOC107014561 gene encoding uncharacterized protein LOC107014561 isoform X1, with the protein MAEESGSTYSRSSCSIESSDGVILDCRVYRPTSENNSSYVAVLVHPYSVLGGCQGLMRGIAKGLSSRGVVAVTFDTRGAGKSSGRASLTGSAEINDVISVCKWVHTNFTTNTIILIGSSAVTGAAIAGSAVDKVEQVVGYVSVGYPFGFTASILFGRHQKSILQSPKPKLFVMGTNDGFTSVKQLENKLKDAAGHNTTHLIQGATHFQMEGHAFDADMVNLILQFITTL; encoded by the exons ATGGCGGAAGAAAGTGGTAGTACCTATAGCAGAAGCAGTTGTAGCATTGAGAGCAGCGACGGTGTAATATTGGACTGCCGTGTTTACCGGCCAACATCGGAGAACAATTCGAGTTATGTTGCAGTATTAGTGCATCCTTATTCTGTGCTTGGTGGATGTCAAGGATTGATGAGAGGTATTGCTAAGGGATTGTCAAGTCGAGGTGTGGTTGCTGTTACTTTTGACACTAGAGGTGCTGGGAAATCCAGTGGCCGTGCTTCTCTCACTGGATCTGCTGAAATTAACGATGTTATCTCTGTTTGCAAATGGGTTCACACCAATTTCACAACAAACACAATTATCCTTATTGGTTCATCTGCAG TAACAGGAGCAGCGATAGCAGGATCTGCAGTTGATAAAGTAGAGCAAGTGGTTGGGTATGTGAGCGTAGGATATCCTTTtggtttcactgcttctattcTTTTTGGAAGGCATCAAAAATCTATATTACAATCACCTAAGCCAAAACTATTTGTCATGGGTACTAATGATGGTTTCACTAGCGTTAAACAATTGGAGAACAAGTTGAAGGATGCTGCTGGACATAACACAACTCATCTTATTCAAGGAGCTACCCATTTTCAGATGGAAGGTCATGCTTTTGATGCAGACATGGTCAACCTCATTCTTCAATTCATTACCACATTATGA